A window of the Caldivirga sp. genome harbors these coding sequences:
- a CDS encoding glutamate synthase-related protein, whose product MFEWLALKISELALRVKAGLIMLRGINDFINDYPLDEILLKAIKGKEGVYPFGELASYGAAILGAPINRRSYPRFLTIDDLILVPPAFTPRRLEKMAELLREPVFTDVNLETNIGGLKSSMPLVVASMGSTDIASRYSIVIAKAAAEEGIPYGIGENVHTVRGYDKRLTHGHPSFKERVMAYLTNIDKYGGVFIQQNVEDAYDEHWNKVYSDKDLEPYINEGRIAFEIKIGQGAKPGLGGVIRMRREEAVKVKEKYHFLEDPEKTSRKEVERYSVPGTYTADILRGMIRLMRTSYPRAKVWVKVGPYRDVLDVIKVSYEEGADAVIIDGKEGGTGMAPSVAMKELGYPTIVGLIKIRRARLMGINEKVSLMIAGRLFNGAHIAKSRALGATAIYAGRPFIVAAMAKGEVGVRNLIEATRVETQMVVSALGKYDVKDLSPEDVASLNKDLASALGIPYVYSSEY is encoded by the coding sequence ATGTTTGAGTGGCTTGCGTTAAAGATAAGTGAACTAGCCCTCAGGGTGAAGGCAGGCTTAATTATGCTTAGGGGCATTAATGACTTCATTAATGATTACCCACTGGACGAGATACTGCTTAAGGCAATTAAAGGTAAGGAGGGTGTCTACCCCTTCGGTGAATTAGCCTCATATGGGGCAGCAATACTAGGGGCACCGATTAATCGAAGGTCCTACCCAAGGTTCCTAACCATTGATGACTTAATACTGGTTCCACCAGCCTTCACCCCAAGGAGGCTTGAGAAAATGGCTGAGCTACTTAGGGAACCAGTGTTTACAGATGTTAATCTTGAAACTAACATAGGTGGTTTAAAGTCATCAATGCCCCTTGTGGTGGCATCAATGGGGTCAACGGACATAGCCAGCAGGTACAGTATAGTAATTGCTAAGGCTGCTGCAGAGGAGGGTATCCCGTATGGTATTGGGGAGAACGTACACACGGTTAGGGGGTATGATAAAAGGTTAACTCATGGCCACCCAAGTTTCAAGGAGAGGGTTATGGCTTACTTAACTAATATTGATAAGTACGGTGGAGTGTTCATTCAGCAGAATGTTGAGGATGCTTATGATGAGCATTGGAATAAGGTGTATAGTGATAAGGATCTTGAACCATACATTAATGAAGGTAGGATTGCATTTGAAATTAAGATTGGGCAAGGAGCTAAGCCAGGCTTAGGTGGGGTAATACGGATGAGGAGGGAGGAGGCAGTTAAGGTTAAGGAGAAGTACCACTTCCTGGAGGATCCTGAGAAAACGAGCAGGAAGGAGGTTGAAAGGTATTCCGTACCAGGAACCTATACAGCGGACATATTAAGGGGGATGATTAGGTTAATGAGGACTAGTTACCCAAGGGCTAAGGTGTGGGTTAAGGTTGGCCCCTATAGGGATGTGTTAGACGTCATTAAGGTTTCCTATGAAGAGGGGGCTGATGCAGTAATAATTGATGGAAAGGAGGGTGGAACAGGTATGGCGCCCTCTGTGGCCATGAAGGAACTTGGTTACCCAACCATAGTGGGTTTAATTAAGATTAGGAGGGCTAGGTTAATGGGTATTAACGAGAAGGTTAGTTTAATGATTGCGGGTAGACTATTTAATGGTGCCCACATAGCTAAGTCAAGGGCCTTAGGAGCAACAGCCATTTACGCTGGTAGACCATTCATAGTGGCAGCCATGGCTAAGGGTGAAGTAGGTGTTAGGAACCTTATTGAGGCTACTCGTGTGGAAACCCAGATGGTTGTCTCCGCATTAGGTAAGTATGATGTTAAGGACCTGTCTCCTGAAGATGTGGCGTCACTTAATAAAGACTTAGCTTCCGCCTTAGGCATACCTTACGTTTACTCAAGTGAGTACTAG
- the thiM gene encoding hydroxyethylthiazole kinase, which translates to MWLSDEFPRDLNTLRTKRPLVHHFMNFVVMNDAANVTLAIGASPIMAHAKEEVEELASKANVLYINIGTLDEYWVESMIIAGKAASRNNVPILLDPVGAGATRYRTEVVKRILSEVEVSVVKGNGGEMLSLAGVTGGVKGVDSVANATMETAVRVAEEYGVTAVVTGPWDYVSDGGRRIIVKNGTPLLQYVTGSGCMVGSVIASFMGVNRDFVKASVEGLVAFEIAAEKAELKSKAPGTFKQYLIDELYNLTGDDYVKMAKIEVIQ; encoded by the coding sequence ATGTGGCTTAGTGATGAATTCCCAAGGGACCTAAACACCCTTAGGACCAAGAGACCACTGGTTCATCACTTCATGAATTTCGTAGTCATGAATGATGCAGCTAACGTTACATTAGCCATAGGGGCTTCGCCAATAATGGCTCATGCTAAGGAGGAGGTTGAGGAGTTGGCCAGTAAGGCTAATGTGCTCTACATAAACATAGGTACTCTTGACGAGTATTGGGTTGAATCAATGATAATTGCCGGTAAGGCAGCCAGTAGGAACAATGTGCCAATCCTCCTTGATCCAGTGGGGGCTGGGGCAACTAGGTATAGGACTGAGGTTGTTAAGAGAATACTAAGTGAGGTGGAGGTCTCAGTGGTTAAGGGTAATGGTGGTGAAATGCTGTCGTTAGCTGGTGTTACAGGTGGCGTTAAGGGTGTTGACTCTGTAGCTAACGCAACCATGGAGACTGCGGTCAGGGTTGCTGAAGAATATGGTGTAACAGCAGTGGTTACTGGGCCATGGGACTACGTCTCAGATGGAGGGAGAAGAATCATTGTTAAGAATGGTACACCACTCCTTCAATACGTAACTGGGTCAGGTTGCATGGTTGGATCAGTGATAGCAAGCTTCATGGGTGTTAACAGGGATTTCGTTAAAGCATCAGTGGAGGGTTTAGTGGCTTTCGAGATAGCTGCGGAGAAGGCTGAGTTGAAGAGTAAGGCACCTGGTACGTTTAAGCAGTACTTAATTGATGAATTATATAACTTAACTGGAGATGACTACGTTAAGATGGCTAAGATTGAGGTGATTCAGTGA
- a CDS encoding redox-regulated ATPase YchF — protein sequence MLTQTHVQVGIVGKPNAGKSTFFAASTLIDVKIAPYPFTTIEPNIGVGYVTIPCVCRDLGVKDNPRNSICMDGTRLIPVELIDVAGLVPGAWQGRGLGNQFLDHLRRAPVLIHVVDASGGTDEEGRILKPGSHDPILDVKFLENEVDMWMLQIVKKEWDKLIRQVEYSKQKIEDVLYSMLSGLGLTRAVIEEALNQLSLVNKPPHLWSEDVIMGFVKYIRSIGKPMVIAANKADIPEAEDNIRRMIKELKGYRVIPTSADAELALRKAANKGLIKYIPGSQDFTIVGNLKPEQVNALERIRAVMKKWGGTGVVKALNTAVFDVLGMIAVYPVADEKRLTDTEGRVLPDVYLLPRNATVLDLASAIHSDIAKRAMFAIDALSGRRIGLNERLQHRSIVRIVVTR from the coding sequence GTGCTCACTCAAACGCACGTGCAGGTTGGTATTGTTGGGAAGCCTAATGCCGGTAAGTCGACATTCTTCGCAGCATCAACGTTAATAGACGTTAAGATTGCACCTTACCCCTTCACCACTATTGAGCCTAACATTGGTGTAGGCTACGTCACAATACCCTGCGTCTGCAGGGACTTGGGGGTTAAGGATAATCCAAGGAATTCAATATGCATGGATGGGACTAGGTTAATACCAGTGGAGTTAATTGATGTTGCCGGCTTAGTGCCTGGGGCATGGCAGGGTAGGGGCCTTGGTAATCAATTCCTAGATCACCTAAGGAGGGCGCCAGTCCTTATTCATGTCGTGGACGCTTCAGGGGGTACTGACGAGGAGGGTAGGATTCTTAAGCCTGGTTCCCATGATCCAATACTTGACGTTAAGTTCCTTGAGAATGAGGTTGACATGTGGATGCTTCAGATAGTTAAGAAGGAGTGGGATAAGTTGATTAGGCAGGTGGAGTACTCTAAGCAGAAGATTGAGGATGTACTCTACAGCATGTTAAGTGGCTTAGGCTTAACGAGGGCTGTTATTGAGGAGGCATTAAATCAACTATCACTGGTGAATAAACCACCCCACCTATGGAGTGAGGATGTGATTATGGGTTTCGTTAAGTACATTAGATCCATTGGAAAACCCATGGTTATTGCCGCTAATAAAGCTGATATACCTGAAGCTGAGGATAACATAAGGAGGATGATTAAGGAGCTTAAGGGGTATAGGGTAATACCGACGAGCGCTGACGCTGAGTTAGCATTAAGGAAGGCCGCGAATAAGGGCTTAATAAAGTACATACCTGGTAGTCAAGACTTCACAATAGTGGGTAATCTAAAGCCTGAACAGGTTAATGCACTTGAACGGATTCGAGCAGTGATGAAGAAGTGGGGTGGAACAGGTGTTGTTAAGGCACTCAACACCGCTGTATTTGACGTACTAGGCATGATAGCTGTCTATCCGGTGGCTGATGAAAAGAGACTAACAGACACTGAGGGTAGGGTTCTACCAGACGTATACCTATTACCCAGGAACGCCACGGTACTTGACTTAGCGTCAGCAATACACAGTGATATTGCTAAAAGGGCAATGTTCGCCATCGATGCCTTAAGCGGTAGGAGAATTGGGCTTAATGAAAGGCTTCAGCATAGGTCCATTGTTAGAATTGTGGTAACTAGATAG
- a CDS encoding Fur family transcriptional regulator has protein sequence MSEDTVDLLRSKGLKITPQRIAILRLLSSGGHYTIERVHDELKNIEPGISISTVYNNLSALTRLGILRSFEVNGKTWYEIAKHPHLNVVCEDTGQIIDVDVDLTWIINELMNRGIEVKDLNVIVNGNCSKMRS, from the coding sequence ATGAGCGAGGATACTGTAGATCTTTTACGAAGCAAGGGATTGAAGATAACGCCGCAGAGAATTGCAATACTCAGGTTACTGAGTAGTGGTGGACATTACACTATTGAGCGTGTTCATGATGAGTTGAAGAACATTGAACCTGGCATAAGCATCTCCACGGTCTACAATAACTTAAGTGCATTAACTAGACTTGGGATCTTGAGATCCTTTGAGGTTAATGGTAAGACTTGGTATGAGATCGCTAAGCACCCGCACTTAAACGTGGTGTGTGAGGACACTGGGCAAATAATTGACGTTGATGTTGACTTAACGTGGATTATAAATGAATTAATGAATAGGGGGATTGAGGTTAAGGATCTAAACGTCATTGTTAATGGAAACTGCTCTAAGATGAGGAGTTGA
- a CDS encoding DUF3501 family protein — protein sequence MQSKLMNLTSKIYTPSQYSPIREEVYRLISDYKRSRYVPIDDRVTVLFEDAATVWFQIEETAYLEGVDDISVVKEAVKTYAPMVPKINELTLTVFVNVNNYDELRNLLPKYTGIEKSIKLVINNVELGATPIYPEDYAPGALPRSIHYLKVASQGLDELIRTSSNVKLKVTHPMVNREVTLSRDTLEAIKASLKNITWNI from the coding sequence ATGCAGAGTAAGTTAATGAACCTTACTTCAAAAATCTACACTCCCTCCCAATATTCCCCAATAAGGGAAGAAGTCTATAGGCTTATCTCGGATTATAAGAGGAGTAGATATGTTCCAATCGATGATAGGGTAACAGTGCTTTTTGAGGATGCTGCAACAGTCTGGTTTCAGATAGAGGAAACAGCCTACCTAGAGGGGGTGGATGACATTAGCGTAGTCAAGGAGGCTGTGAAGACATATGCTCCTATGGTGCCGAAGATTAATGAGCTAACACTTACTGTTTTCGTAAATGTGAACAACTATGATGAGTTAAGAAACCTACTGCCAAAGTACACTGGCATTGAGAAGTCAATTAAACTAGTGATTAATAATGTTGAGTTAGGGGCAACGCCAATTTACCCGGAAGACTATGCGCCAGGGGCATTACCAAGGAGCATACATTACCTTAAAGTGGCTAGCCAGGGACTCGATGAGCTAATTAGGACTAGTAGTAATGTTAAGCTTAAGGTTACACACCCAATGGTTAACAGGGAAGTTACCTTAAGCAGAGATACACTAGAGGCTATTAAGGCATCATTAAAGAACATAACTTGGAACATTTAG
- a CDS encoding SPFH domain-containing protein, with amino-acid sequence MSVVSLIVDVVIAIIVLIIVIPILASAIRIVPEYQRLVKLRLGKFKGVYGPGLVLVIPFIDRVITIDLRTIMLDMPSQRALTRDNVEVSVDASVYLRVLDAKNVVLSIQEYRSAAATIAAATLRDVVGMVDLDTLLTQREEVAKRIASIVDEHVEPWGLKISSVAIKDIKLPDTLVRAMAAQAEAERMRRAKVILAQADYEASQMYLKAADTYVKNPAALTLRQLDTLLEVAKEHNLVLVVPSNLEPITAAALALRTKGGQEGQGSSGTG; translated from the coding sequence ATGAGCGTAGTTTCTCTGATAGTGGATGTAGTTATTGCAATAATAGTGCTCATAATAGTTATACCCATATTGGCCTCTGCAATAAGGATTGTTCCGGAATATCAAAGACTCGTTAAACTTAGGTTGGGTAAATTTAAGGGGGTTTACGGACCTGGCTTAGTGCTAGTTATACCTTTCATAGACAGGGTGATCACCATAGACTTAAGGACTATAATGCTTGACATGCCTTCACAAAGGGCATTAACTAGGGATAATGTTGAAGTCTCAGTGGATGCATCAGTTTACCTAAGGGTTCTCGACGCCAAGAATGTAGTATTATCAATACAGGAGTATAGGAGTGCTGCAGCTACCATAGCCGCAGCGACGCTAAGGGATGTGGTTGGTATGGTGGATTTAGACACACTGCTAACACAAAGGGAGGAGGTGGCTAAGAGGATAGCGTCAATTGTTGATGAACATGTGGAGCCTTGGGGCCTTAAGATATCTAGTGTGGCAATAAAGGACATTAAGTTGCCTGATACTTTAGTTAGAGCCATGGCTGCCCAAGCTGAGGCTGAGAGGATGAGGAGGGCTAAGGTGATATTAGCTCAAGCGGACTATGAAGCATCACAAATGTACCTTAAGGCAGCTGATACGTACGTTAAGAATCCAGCAGCCCTAACCCTCAGGCAGCTTGATACACTCCTTGAGGTGGCTAAGGAGCATAACCTAGTACTAGTCGTCCCAAGTAACCTAGAGCCAATTACCGCAGCAGCATTAGCATTAAGGACTAAGGGAGGACAGGAGGGCCAGGGTTCCTCAGGCACGGGCTAG
- a CDS encoding asparagine synthetase A, producing the protein MSKVHPAVLEFEKMVKDKESYVKFIDEWVKYSWKWARESKYVTVFKIQASILHAIREYLDSQGFTEVLPPIIGPVTDPGIRGAKQATVDFYGHEYKVMSSAILYKQYMAAVLGKIYFISPNIRLEPNDSVFTGRHLVEFFQVDLEILNGTLDDAMNVAEGLFMYVTRYIRDTHGKDLEKMGRDLPHYKTPFNRYTHAEAVELVNKLGCSNPRNTEILWECEKVLSAHHDSPIFIYEYPKGSRGFYNREDPSKPGYLRDFDMLYPEGFGESISGGEREYEPVKVIARIREAGEDPNKYRWFLEMLKDFYPLKTAGFGIGVERLTRYICGLRAVWEARPYPKVAGVGPAP; encoded by the coding sequence ATGAGTAAGGTTCATCCAGCGGTACTTGAGTTTGAGAAGATGGTTAAGGATAAGGAATCATACGTCAAATTCATTGATGAATGGGTTAAGTACTCCTGGAAGTGGGCTAGGGAGAGTAAATACGTCACGGTGTTTAAGATTCAAGCCTCCATACTTCATGCAATCCGAGAATACTTAGATTCCCAAGGCTTCACTGAGGTTTTACCACCAATAATAGGTCCAGTGACGGATCCAGGCATTAGGGGGGCTAAGCAGGCTACAGTGGATTTCTATGGTCATGAGTACAAGGTAATGTCAAGCGCAATACTGTATAAGCAGTACATGGCTGCAGTCCTCGGTAAAATATACTTCATCTCACCTAACATTAGGCTTGAGCCTAATGATAGTGTTTTCACTGGGAGACACCTTGTTGAATTCTTCCAGGTAGACTTAGAGATACTTAACGGTACACTTGATGACGCGATGAATGTTGCTGAGGGTTTATTCATGTACGTTACTAGGTATATTAGGGATACTCACGGTAAGGATCTTGAGAAAATGGGGAGGGATCTACCACACTATAAGACCCCCTTCAACCGCTATACCCACGCAGAGGCTGTTGAACTAGTTAATAAGCTTGGGTGCAGTAACCCAAGGAACACTGAGATATTGTGGGAGTGTGAGAAGGTTCTCTCAGCTCACCACGATAGTCCAATCTTCATTTACGAGTACCCTAAGGGATCAAGGGGATTCTACAACAGGGAGGATCCAAGTAAGCCAGGGTACCTGAGGGATTTCGATATGCTTTACCCGGAGGGTTTTGGTGAATCTATTTCAGGTGGTGAACGTGAGTATGAGCCGGTTAAGGTTATTGCAAGGATTAGGGAGGCTGGTGAGGATCCTAACAAGTACAGGTGGTTCCTTGAGATGCTTAAGGACTTCTACCCATTAAAGACAGCTGGCTTCGGTATAGGCGTTGAGAGGTTAACCAGGTATATTTGCGGCCTTAGAGCCGTCTGGGAGGCTAGACCATACCCTAAGGTGGCTGGTGTAGGTCCAGCACCATAG
- a CDS encoding SDR family oxidoreductase, protein MGYETQHKVAFPDLKGKVVVVTGSTRGIGYEIAKLFKEVGSRVVINARNAEEVQTTVKKLNDEVSDGEAIGVAGDVSKYDDCERIVNETVEKFNKIDVLVNNAGINMIRDSLSLSIDDWEKTLRIDLFSAFYMSQLVARIMVSKKVKGSIVNIASMVGPIVALPKRAAYAAAKAGLVGLTRVLAVEWAPLGIRVNAIAPGYIWSSAQEVNIARGEYTKQDIEGRVPMGRYGDAREVAYVAAFLASELSSYVTGSLIVVDGGWTIYGGWERLLRQIQDAARQLTQA, encoded by the coding sequence ATGGGTTACGAAACACAACACAAGGTGGCTTTCCCGGACTTAAAGGGCAAGGTAGTGGTGGTTACCGGGTCCACTAGGGGGATAGGTTATGAGATAGCTAAATTGTTTAAGGAAGTGGGCTCTAGGGTAGTGATTAATGCTAGGAATGCCGAGGAGGTTCAGACTACGGTTAAGAAGCTAAATGATGAGGTAAGTGATGGTGAAGCAATTGGTGTGGCTGGTGATGTCAGTAAGTATGATGACTGCGAAAGAATAGTTAATGAGACTGTGGAGAAGTTTAACAAGATAGATGTACTCGTAAATAACGCCGGCATAAACATGATCCGCGATAGCCTAAGCCTAAGCATTGATGATTGGGAGAAGACCCTCAGAATAGACTTATTCAGCGCCTTCTACATGTCGCAACTAGTCGCGAGGATAATGGTGTCTAAGAAGGTTAAGGGATCAATAGTTAACATAGCTTCCATGGTTGGCCCAATAGTGGCCTTACCTAAGCGTGCAGCCTACGCGGCAGCCAAGGCTGGTTTGGTTGGTTTAACTAGGGTTTTAGCAGTGGAATGGGCTCCATTAGGCATTAGGGTTAATGCAATAGCCCCAGGTTACATATGGTCCTCAGCCCAGGAAGTTAACATAGCTAGAGGGGAGTACACTAAACAGGACATTGAGGGTAGAGTACCCATGGGTAGGTATGGTGATGCTAGGGAAGTTGCCTATGTGGCAGCCTTCCTAGCATCAGAATTATCATCATACGTAACAGGTTCATTAATAGTTGTTGACGGTGGTTGGACAATCTACGGTGGTTGGGAACGGTTACTTAGGCAAATCCAGGATGCTGCAAGGCAATTAACCCAAGCGTAG
- the thiE gene encoding thiamine phosphate synthase, which produces MKLPRGIYGITDDSYTVKSHVEAAKVFLEGGVRIIQYRRKEGSIRQMLNEAREIRKLCNQYGAVFIVDDRVDIAILSDADGVHVGLEDAPVDEVKRRFSGIIIGASASTVDEAKAGEAAGADYLGAGSIFPSPTKPDYKILGLNGLKNVVQSVSIPVYAIGGVTLQSIPAIKATGAWGAAVISGILAAKDPVKMAKAFVETWENS; this is translated from the coding sequence GTGAAACTACCCAGAGGCATATACGGCATAACTGATGACTCATACACCGTTAAAAGCCATGTTGAGGCAGCTAAAGTATTCCTGGAGGGTGGGGTTAGGATTATTCAATATAGGCGTAAGGAGGGTAGTATAAGGCAAATGCTTAATGAAGCTAGGGAGATTAGGAAGCTTTGTAATCAATATGGGGCAGTGTTCATAGTTGATGATAGGGTTGACATAGCCATCCTCAGTGATGCAGATGGCGTTCACGTGGGCTTAGAGGATGCACCCGTGGATGAAGTTAAGAGGAGGTTTAGTGGTATCATAATTGGGGCTAGTGCAAGCACCGTTGATGAGGCTAAGGCTGGTGAAGCAGCTGGGGCAGATTACTTAGGTGCCGGTTCCATATTCCCAAGCCCCACTAAGCCTGATTACAAGATACTTGGACTTAATGGGCTTAAGAATGTTGTTCAATCAGTAAGCATACCAGTCTACGCAATAGGTGGTGTAACCCTACAATCCATACCGGCAATAAAGGCTACTGGAGCCTGGGGTGCTGCTGTTATATCAGGTATACTGGCTGCTAAGGATCCTGTTAAAATGGCTAAAGCATTCGTTGAAACATGGGAGAACTCGTAA
- a CDS encoding rubrerythrin family protein, with amino-acid sequence MAGKIPKGTKTYENLKVAFQGESMANRRYLYYARLARQKGLNDIAEVFEKTANAETGHAFGHLMYLGVDPVAEIEINTIEDALKASIYGETYEWTQMYPAFAKTAREEGLLEVAEWLEAVAKVERFHANRFNEALEKYYKSAGVKTEVEDETLGKL; translated from the coding sequence ATGGCCGGTAAAATTCCCAAGGGTACGAAAACCTACGAGAACCTGAAAGTTGCGTTCCAGGGTGAATCAATGGCTAATAGAAGATACTTGTATTATGCCAGGTTAGCTAGACAGAAGGGGCTCAATGATATTGCTGAAGTTTTCGAAAAGACCGCAAATGCCGAGACTGGGCATGCCTTTGGACACTTAATGTATCTGGGTGTGGATCCTGTGGCTGAGATAGAGATAAACACCATTGAGGATGCCTTAAAGGCCTCAATATACGGTGAAACCTACGAGTGGACGCAAATGTACCCAGCCTTCGCCAAGACTGCTAGGGAAGAGGGATTACTGGAGGTTGCAGAGTGGCTTGAGGCTGTTGCTAAGGTTGAGAGGTTCCACGCGAATAGGTTTAATGAGGCGCTTGAGAAGTACTATAAGTCAGCTGGGGTTAAAACGGAGGTAGAGGATGAAACACTAGGTAAACTGTAA
- a CDS encoding nucleotidyltransferase family protein has protein sequence MNIGAVVTAAGLGTRDGPWTLVFPKALLPLVVKVNGITNIRPMLDLIITTLARVGCSKICITRRSDDDAIVKYTKALWGAFNVDFVIQDEPRGFGDAVYRGLGCLNDVDWVIVHSDDGFMINESSILMNAVKFVNNNDVDGLVFVRRVNDPSRYGVLQGFVEEKPGLYRVTEVEEKPRVPRSNLALTAVYLFKYGVLTEALRKIEDEGRPIIEFTDAIKLTVQGKARVMAMEIGSKTWFSIGTPNEYSIVHEVVRDKDLLEIT, from the coding sequence ATGAATATTGGTGCTGTGGTTACGGCCGCAGGCTTAGGTACTAGGGATGGGCCTTGGACTCTGGTTTTTCCAAAGGCGTTGCTTCCCCTTGTTGTTAAGGTGAATGGGATTACCAACATAAGGCCTATGCTTGACTTAATAATAACAACCTTAGCTAGGGTTGGTTGCAGCAAAATATGCATAACGAGGAGGAGTGATGATGATGCTATAGTCAAGTATACTAAGGCTCTTTGGGGTGCTTTTAACGTAGATTTCGTGATTCAAGATGAACCAAGAGGCTTTGGTGATGCGGTCTATAGGGGATTAGGGTGTCTTAATGATGTTGACTGGGTTATAGTACATTCTGATGATGGTTTCATGATTAATGAAAGCTCAATACTCATGAACGCTGTTAAATTCGTTAATAATAATGATGTTGATGGCTTAGTCTTCGTCAGGAGGGTTAATGACCCAAGCAGGTATGGTGTATTGCAGGGTTTCGTTGAGGAGAAGCCCGGCCTATACAGGGTTACTGAGGTTGAGGAGAAGCCTAGGGTACCTAGGTCAAACCTAGCCTTAACTGCAGTGTACTTATTTAAATATGGTGTGTTGACTGAAGCCTTAAGGAAGATTGAGGATGAGGGTAGGCCAATCATCGAGTTTACTGATGCCATTAAGTTAACTGTGCAGGGTAAAGCCAGAGTAATGGCCATGGAGATTGGGTCAAAGACATGGTTCAGTATAGGTACACCAAACGAGTACAGTATTGTTCATGAAGTGGTGCGTGATAAGGATTTACTGGAGATTACGTAG